In the Oceanithermus desulfurans genome, one interval contains:
- a CDS encoding S1C family serine protease translates to MSMRKSLIGFAGIVLVAAVALTWNLPGARATGEAQPFNQPEAYLQNERNTIGIVETYGDGVVFVSVATAPKVVRPNLPPGFEDFAPFFAPYVQPPRQGTGSGFVLDKEGYILTNYHVVEGADEITVKFHEDPKAYPAKLVGSAPPLDLALLKVDVPDKGMLHPIPLGDSDRLKVGQKAIAIGNPFGLEFTVTEGIISAIRTNPGAESSLIPRLIQTDAAINPGNSGGPLLDSRGEVIGINAAIINPNGVPQFAGIGFAIPINLAKKYLPEMRAGKKVTAEEIVKNNPRLGVTVMPVQYYPEQVRQRYDLPDHGLVVQSVDKNSPAAEAGLKGAKDYIYLQLPNGKTLELGVGGDVIVEANGRPIYDITDLRAVLYGLKPGEKVKLKLVRDGKERVVELVPRVVK, encoded by the coding sequence ATGTCGATGAGAAAGTCGCTGATCGGTTTCGCGGGCATCGTCTTGGTGGCCGCCGTCGCGTTGACCTGGAACCTCCCCGGCGCCCGCGCCACCGGGGAGGCCCAACCTTTTAACCAGCCCGAGGCCTACCTGCAGAACGAACGCAACACGATCGGAATCGTCGAAACCTACGGCGACGGCGTGGTCTTCGTCTCGGTGGCGACGGCGCCCAAGGTGGTGCGCCCGAACCTGCCGCCGGGCTTCGAGGACTTCGCGCCCTTCTTCGCCCCTTACGTGCAGCCGCCGCGTCAGGGAACGGGTTCGGGCTTCGTGCTCGACAAGGAGGGGTACATCCTCACGAACTACCACGTGGTCGAGGGTGCGGACGAGATCACCGTGAAGTTCCACGAGGACCCCAAGGCCTACCCGGCCAAGCTGGTGGGTTCGGCCCCGCCGCTGGACCTGGCGCTGCTCAAGGTCGACGTGCCCGACAAGGGCATGCTGCACCCCATCCCGCTGGGCGACTCGGACCGGCTCAAGGTGGGGCAGAAGGCGATCGCGATCGGTAACCCCTTCGGGCTCGAGTTCACCGTCACCGAGGGCATCATCTCCGCGATCCGCACCAACCCGGGCGCGGAGAGCTCGCTGATCCCGCGCCTCATCCAGACCGACGCCGCGATCAACCCCGGCAACTCCGGCGGGCCGCTGCTCGACTCGCGCGGCGAGGTGATTGGCATCAACGCCGCGATCATCAACCCCAACGGCGTGCCCCAGTTCGCGGGCATCGGCTTCGCGATCCCCATCAACCTGGCCAAGAAGTACCTGCCGGAGATGCGCGCGGGCAAGAAGGTGACCGCCGAGGAGATCGTCAAGAACAACCCGCGTCTGGGCGTCACGGTGATGCCGGTGCAGTACTACCCCGAGCAGGTGCGCCAGCGCTACGATCTGCCCGACCACGGCCTCGTCGTGCAGAGCGTCGACAAGAACAGCCCGGCGGCCGAGGCGGGCCTTAAGGGCGCCAAGGACTACATCTACTTGCAGCTGCCCAACGGCAAGACGCTCGAGCTCGGGGTCGGCGGCGACGTGATCGTCGAGGCGAACGGCCGCCCCATCTACGACATCACCGACCTGCGCGCCGTCCTCTACGGCCTCAAGCCCGGCGAGAAGGTGAAGCTGAAGCTGGTGCGGGACGGCAAGGAGCGGGTCGTCGAGCTCGTCCCCCGCGTCGTCAAGTAG
- a CDS encoding phosphoribosyltransferase: MNKVILDWNDITRLAGKLIAQLNPEDYDVVLAVTRGGMIPGALVSEAMDLRNVMTAAVMFYQGEQQALEEPHFLQFPGDALLIGKRVLIVDDVWDSGKTAMAVRERVAQAGGVPTVAVLHYKPKFSRFPEEAPDFYGEETDAWIVYPWDPERSREWGP, from the coding sequence ATGAACAAGGTCATCCTCGATTGGAACGACATCACCCGGCTCGCGGGCAAGCTGATTGCACAGCTGAACCCCGAAGACTACGACGTGGTGCTCGCCGTCACCCGCGGCGGCATGATCCCCGGCGCGCTGGTGAGCGAGGCCATGGACCTGCGCAACGTCATGACCGCGGCGGTCATGTTCTACCAGGGTGAGCAGCAGGCCCTCGAAGAACCCCACTTCCTGCAGTTCCCGGGCGACGCGCTGCTGATCGGGAAGCGCGTCCTGATCGTGGACGACGTCTGGGACTCCGGCAAGACGGCCATGGCGGTGCGGGAGCGGGTGGCCCAGGCCGGCGGGGTGCCCACGGTGGCCGTGCTGCACTACAAGCCCAAGTTCAGCCGCTTCCCCGAGGAGGCCCCCGACTTCTACGGTGAGGAGACCGACGCCTGGATCGTCTACCCCTGGGATCCGGAAAGGTCCCGGGAATGGGGTCCCTGA
- a CDS encoding menaquinone biosynthetic enzyme MqnA/MqnD family protein, which translates to MPYRIGLPHYANTAPLVHFLEAPRGVELRFGVPTELNRWLAEGEVDLSLVSSQFYLEARGALRALPDFSVAVLGAVYSVNLFHKRPWDELRRIAITSESATSVRLLAHLLERSGVPAELEPAPVGLEGLESYDGVLLIGDRALTAYAGLLEHTPASVHDLPRRPGGHYVTDLAMQWFRATRLPFVFALWATRAGEQPPPEVVALLRRARREGLGRLGEVAAAESARLGIPAPLLQHYLWNFRYHLEPPDRLGLATFAEAVGLLGPEEYWSV; encoded by the coding sequence ATGCCCTACCGCATCGGTCTCCCCCACTACGCGAACACCGCGCCCCTGGTCCACTTCCTCGAGGCCCCGCGGGGCGTCGAGCTGCGCTTCGGCGTCCCCACCGAACTCAACCGCTGGCTGGCCGAGGGCGAGGTCGACCTCTCGCTGGTCTCCAGCCAGTTCTACCTGGAGGCCCGCGGCGCCCTGCGGGCGCTGCCCGACTTCTCGGTGGCCGTCCTGGGCGCGGTCTACTCGGTCAACCTCTTCCACAAACGCCCCTGGGACGAGCTGCGCCGCATCGCCATCACCTCGGAGTCGGCCACCAGCGTGCGGCTGCTCGCCCACCTGCTGGAGCGCAGCGGCGTCCCGGCCGAGCTCGAGCCCGCCCCCGTCGGCCTCGAAGGCCTGGAGAGCTACGACGGGGTGCTGCTCATCGGCGACCGCGCCCTCACCGCCTACGCGGGCCTCCTGGAGCACACGCCCGCCTCGGTGCACGACCTTCCCCGCCGCCCCGGCGGCCACTACGTCACGGACCTGGCGATGCAGTGGTTCCGGGCCACGCGCCTGCCCTTCGTCTTCGCCCTCTGGGCCACGCGTGCGGGCGAGCAGCCCCCGCCCGAGGTGGTGGCCCTGCTGCGCCGCGCCCGGCGCGAGGGCCTGGGGCGCCTGGGCGAGGTGGCCGCAGCCGAGTCCGCGCGGCTGGGGATCCCCGCGCCGCTGTTGCAGCACTACCTCTGGAACTTCCGCTACCACCTGGAACCGCCGGACCGGCTCGGCCTCGCGACCTTCGCCGAAGCGGTGGGGCTCCTCGGCCCCGAAGAGTACTGGTCGGTATGA
- a CDS encoding butyrate kinase: MRVFAINPGSTSTKLALLEVDADGARLLREEIARHAPAPSLAADLERRRGQVLSLAEAWAPFDALAARGGLLGPLPAGVYVVDEVMVRACLEAVHGAHPANLAAPLALELARRYGVPAFVVDPPTVDELEEVNRISGAPGVPRRSRVHALNLRYTARKVADELGTRFEEVPLVGAHLGGGTSVVRFARGRMVDTNDALLGEGPFSPNRAGTVPVYGVIEKTARDGRQAARNFFGRASGFKGLLGTDDLRRVEARLDEPQVRLTTDAYALQVAKYMLGLAAGERPQAFFLTGAGARFGYVVRQIEARLSWAAPVHVHPGEFEMQALATGAWRALTGQENPKRMDEVRHGSAGL; encoded by the coding sequence GTGAGGGTATTCGCGATCAACCCCGGTTCGACGAGCACCAAACTGGCCCTCCTGGAGGTCGACGCGGACGGAGCGCGGCTGCTGCGGGAAGAGATCGCGCGCCACGCGCCGGCCCCCAGCCTGGCGGCCGACCTCGAGCGCCGGCGCGGGCAGGTCCTTTCCCTGGCGGAAGCCTGGGCCCCCTTCGACGCCCTCGCCGCGCGCGGGGGGCTGCTGGGCCCGCTGCCCGCCGGCGTCTACGTCGTCGACGAGGTCATGGTGCGCGCCTGCCTGGAGGCCGTGCACGGCGCCCACCCCGCCAACCTGGCCGCCCCGCTGGCGCTCGAGCTGGCCCGGCGCTACGGGGTGCCCGCCTTCGTGGTGGACCCGCCCACCGTCGACGAACTGGAGGAAGTAAACCGCATCAGCGGCGCCCCCGGCGTCCCCCGGCGCAGCCGGGTGCACGCCCTCAACCTGCGCTACACCGCGCGCAAGGTGGCCGACGAGCTGGGGACGCGGTTCGAGGAGGTCCCGCTGGTGGGGGCCCACCTGGGGGGCGGCACCTCGGTGGTGCGCTTCGCCCGCGGACGCATGGTCGACACCAACGACGCCCTCCTGGGCGAGGGGCCTTTCAGCCCCAACCGCGCGGGCACCGTCCCCGTCTACGGGGTCATCGAAAAGACCGCCCGCGACGGGCGGCAGGCGGCGCGCAACTTCTTCGGGCGCGCCTCGGGCTTCAAAGGGCTCCTGGGCACCGACGACCTGCGGCGGGTGGAGGCACGGCTCGACGAGCCCCAGGTACGTTTGACCACGGACGCCTACGCGCTCCAGGTGGCAAAATACATGTTGGGCCTGGCGGCGGGCGAACGTCCGCAAGCCTTCTTCCTCACCGGGGCCGGGGCGCGCTTCGGCTACGTCGTGCGGCAGATCGAAGCGCGTCTGAGCTGGGCCGCGCCGGTGCACGTGCACCCGGGCGAGTTCGAAATGCAGGCTTTGGCCACGGGGGCGTGGCGCGCGCTCACCGGCCAGGAAAATCCCAAGCGGATGGACGAGGTACGCCATGGAAGCGCTGGACTTTAA
- a CDS encoding c-type cytochrome — translation MKKGILIALLLAGLAMAEELPKGPGVDLVYAKCQICHDLTYPLQNAGLSEADWEGIVDDMIDYGAPINEEERAVIIKYLATYLGPNPPPAEEAAAAETAAVDGKAAYAANCAGCHQAEGQGVPGAFPPLKGNPVLVKDATYPALVVLFGLQGPIEVNGAAYNGAMPPLGHLDDATVAALVNYLLQEFNEELLPKDFKPLDAATVAELRKKALTPKQVQAFRQKLLSGE, via the coding sequence ATGAAAAAAGGGATCTTGATCGCACTCCTGCTCGCCGGCCTGGCCATGGCCGAGGAGCTCCCCAAGGGGCCCGGCGTCGATCTGGTCTACGCCAAGTGCCAGATCTGCCACGACCTCACCTACCCCCTGCAGAACGCGGGCCTCAGCGAAGCCGACTGGGAGGGCATCGTCGACGACATGATCGACTACGGCGCCCCCATCAACGAGGAGGAACGGGCCGTCATCATCAAGTACCTGGCCACCTACCTCGGCCCCAACCCGCCTCCGGCCGAGGAGGCCGCGGCGGCCGAGACCGCGGCGGTCGACGGCAAGGCCGCCTACGCCGCCAACTGTGCCGGCTGCCACCAGGCCGAAGGGCAGGGGGTGCCGGGCGCCTTCCCGCCGCTCAAGGGGAACCCGGTGCTGGTCAAGGACGCCACCTACCCGGCGCTGGTGGTGCTCTTCGGCCTGCAAGGCCCGATCGAGGTGAACGGGGCCGCCTACAACGGGGCGATGCCCCCGCTCGGCCACCTGGACGACGCCACGGTGGCGGCGCTGGTCAACTACCTGCTGCAGGAATTCAACGAGGAGCTGCTGCCCAAGGACTTCAAGCCGCTGGACGCCGCGACGGTCGCCGAGCTGCGCAAGAAGGCGCTGACGCCGAAACAGGTGCAGGCGTTCCGGCAGAAGCTGCTGAGCGGCGAGTAG
- a CDS encoding molybdopterin-dependent oxidoreductase, giving the protein MKEQQANGITRRDLFKRAGAASAALGFFPVVTRFARAQAAPKANEVVIGKDPRLIVHNSKTGVMETPLDILREYEVTPKQFLYIRNNQVLEGGKTNEPIPLEGWPVEIVGMVLRPAHFDASVLKDLPQHEVKMVLQCSGNGRSFFAKYGAKAKGTQWGHGGMGQTVWKGPKLVDVLAHFKVEPHEAAQFLTVNGRDLPPKTGGRPDFEHSLPWSNDPETDWIGRDVMENAILAIEMNGEPIPAVHGGPVRLIVPGYYGTMNVKWVGQIRFEARESYNYNQVFRYRVPLYPVEPGQYDKKKQGFENSRPNWHQKVKAVVFAPLDGEQVKAGTVKFWGVAWNDGVQPIEQVLVSKDQGKTWVSAKITAPDSPYAWYKWEIYLPMSAGEHEVWVRAIDRWGRAQPLDGVVDWNPSGYEWNGADKIKVKVS; this is encoded by the coding sequence ATGAAGGAGCAGCAAGCGAACGGTATCACCCGCAGGGACCTTTTCAAGCGCGCCGGTGCGGCTTCGGCGGCGCTCGGCTTCTTTCCGGTCGTCACGCGCTTCGCCCGCGCCCAGGCGGCGCCCAAGGCCAACGAGGTGGTGATCGGCAAGGACCCGCGCCTGATCGTGCACAACTCCAAGACCGGCGTGATGGAGACCCCGCTCGACATCCTGCGCGAGTACGAGGTCACCCCGAAGCAGTTCCTCTACATCCGCAACAACCAGGTGCTCGAGGGCGGCAAGACCAACGAGCCCATCCCGCTCGAGGGCTGGCCCGTGGAGATCGTGGGCATGGTGCTGCGCCCGGCGCACTTCGACGCCAGCGTCCTCAAGGACCTGCCCCAGCACGAGGTGAAGATGGTCCTCCAGTGCTCGGGCAACGGCCGCAGCTTCTTCGCCAAGTACGGCGCCAAGGCCAAGGGCACCCAGTGGGGGCACGGCGGCATGGGCCAGACCGTCTGGAAGGGGCCCAAGCTCGTTGACGTGCTCGCCCACTTCAAGGTGGAGCCCCACGAGGCGGCCCAGTTCCTCACGGTGAACGGCCGCGACCTTCCGCCCAAGACCGGGGGCCGTCCCGACTTCGAACACAGCCTTCCCTGGTCCAACGACCCGGAGACCGACTGGATCGGCCGCGACGTGATGGAAAACGCCATCCTCGCCATCGAGATGAACGGCGAGCCCATCCCCGCGGTGCACGGCGGTCCGGTGCGCCTGATCGTGCCCGGCTACTACGGCACGATGAACGTCAAGTGGGTGGGCCAGATCCGCTTCGAGGCCCGCGAAAGCTACAACTACAACCAGGTCTTCCGCTACCGCGTACCGCTCTACCCGGTCGAGCCCGGCCAGTACGACAAGAAGAAGCAGGGCTTCGAAAACTCGCGCCCCAACTGGCACCAGAAGGTCAAGGCCGTGGTCTTCGCGCCCCTCGACGGCGAGCAGGTGAAGGCCGGGACGGTCAAGTTCTGGGGCGTGGCCTGGAACGACGGCGTGCAGCCGATCGAGCAGGTCCTCGTCTCCAAGGACCAGGGCAAGACCTGGGTTTCGGCCAAGATCACCGCGCCCGACAGCCCCTACGCCTGGTACAAGTGGGAGATCTACCTGCCCATGAGCGCCGGCGAACACGAGGTCTGGGTGCGCGCCATCGACCGCTGGGGCCGCGCCCAGCCCCTCGACGGCGTGGTGGACTGGAACCCCTCGGGTTACGAGTGGAACGGCGCCGACAAGATCAAGGTGAAGGTAAGCTAG
- a CDS encoding bifunctional enoyl-CoA hydratase/phosphate acetyltransferase has product MEALDFKEIQPLRDMTSLLELARLIAQVGGPKKVAVAAAEEAHVVEAVNEARIEGLVHPILFGNPERIRRIAGELGIRTQNLEIRHAKNPPEAAELATQAVSSGEADILMKGMVQSSDFLRAALNREWGLRTGRLLSHVLIYEAKGYDRLFFMSDGAMNINPDLKAKIQIVENAVTLAHVLGVNPPKVALLAAVEVVNPEMDTAVEDAIIAKMADRGQIKGAVIDGPLALDNAVSEEAARIKGIKSPVAGKADILIVDNIDVGNVFYKSLIYFARVRGAGLIMGARAPMVLTSRADPEEVKFLSLATAVIAAERLPYVHEAV; this is encoded by the coding sequence ATGGAAGCGCTGGACTTTAAAGAAATTCAACCCCTGCGGGACATGACGAGCCTGCTCGAGCTCGCCCGCCTGATCGCCCAGGTGGGCGGCCCCAAGAAGGTGGCCGTCGCCGCCGCCGAGGAAGCCCACGTCGTCGAGGCCGTCAACGAGGCGCGCATCGAAGGGCTGGTGCACCCCATCCTCTTCGGCAACCCCGAGCGCATCCGCCGCATCGCCGGCGAGCTGGGCATCCGCACCCAGAACCTCGAGATCCGCCACGCCAAGAACCCGCCCGAGGCCGCGGAGCTGGCCACCCAGGCCGTTTCCAGCGGCGAGGCAGACATCCTCATGAAGGGAATGGTGCAGTCGTCCGACTTCCTGCGCGCCGCGCTCAACCGCGAATGGGGCCTGCGCACCGGGCGGCTGCTCTCGCACGTCCTCATCTACGAGGCCAAGGGCTACGACCGCCTCTTCTTCATGTCCGACGGGGCGATGAACATCAATCCCGACCTCAAGGCCAAGATCCAGATCGTCGAGAACGCGGTCACGCTGGCCCACGTACTGGGCGTGAACCCGCCCAAGGTGGCGCTGCTGGCCGCGGTGGAGGTGGTCAACCCCGAGATGGACACCGCCGTCGAGGACGCCATCATCGCCAAGATGGCCGACCGCGGCCAGATCAAGGGCGCGGTCATCGACGGCCCCCTGGCGCTCGACAACGCCGTCAGCGAGGAGGCGGCCCGCATCAAGGGCATCAAGAGCCCGGTGGCCGGCAAGGCCGACATCCTGATCGTCGACAACATCGACGTGGGCAACGTCTTCTACAAGAGCCTGATCTACTTCGCCCGGGTGCGCGGGGCCGGGCTGATCATGGGAGCGCGCGCGCCAATGGTGCTCACCAGCCGCGCGGACCCCGAAGAGGTGAAGTTCCTCTCGCTGGCCACCGCGGTCATCGCCGCGGAGCGCCTGCCCTACGTTCATGAGGCGGTTTAA
- a CDS encoding aspartate kinase: MALIVQKYGGTSVGDLDRIHKVAQRIQHYREKGHDLVVVVSAMGRSTDELIALARRVNPRPEPRELDLLTTTGEQQSAALLALQLQALGLPARAFVQHQIGITTDGRYTNARIVEVRPGKILEAVQSGYVAVVGGFMGTTPEGELNTLGRGGSDTTAVALAAAVGAHEAEIFTDTDGVFTTDPHRIPEASKIDHIAYDPMIEMAALGAKVLHPRAVWYAKRYGVRLHVRSAFNFSKGTIVSEEAMKLDRPVTGVAIDEGQAQIGLVGIPDRPGIASRVFEALAERGIAVDMIIQGVPGHDASRTQMAFTVPKDYAEDALEVLRELTAEMGGEVTYNPAIAKVSIVGVALASTPGIPSRMFDAVARVGANIEMIATSEVRISVIIPAEYAEAAAREIHRTFGLDRNEEGNGE; encoded by the coding sequence ATGGCGCTCATCGTCCAGAAATACGGCGGTACCTCCGTGGGCGACCTGGACCGGATCCACAAGGTCGCGCAACGCATTCAGCACTACCGTGAAAAGGGGCACGACCTCGTCGTCGTCGTCTCGGCCATGGGGCGCAGCACCGACGAGCTGATCGCCCTGGCCCGCCGGGTCAACCCCCGCCCCGAACCGCGCGAACTCGATCTGCTGACCACGACGGGCGAGCAGCAGTCGGCCGCGCTCCTCGCCCTGCAGCTCCAGGCGCTGGGCCTGCCGGCGCGCGCCTTCGTGCAGCACCAGATCGGGATCACCACCGACGGCCGCTACACCAACGCCCGCATCGTCGAGGTGCGCCCCGGGAAGATCCTGGAGGCCGTGCAGAGCGGGTACGTCGCCGTCGTCGGCGGGTTCATGGGCACGACCCCCGAGGGCGAGCTCAACACCCTGGGCCGCGGGGGTTCCGACACCACCGCGGTGGCGCTGGCCGCGGCGGTGGGGGCGCACGAGGCCGAGATCTTCACCGACACCGACGGGGTTTTCACCACCGACCCGCACCGCATTCCCGAGGCCAGCAAGATCGACCACATCGCCTACGACCCCATGATCGAGATGGCCGCGCTGGGCGCCAAGGTGCTGCACCCGCGCGCGGTCTGGTACGCCAAACGCTACGGCGTGCGCCTGCACGTGCGCAGCGCCTTCAATTTCAGCAAGGGCACCATCGTATCGGAGGAAGCCATGAAGCTCGACCGTCCCGTGACCGGAGTGGCCATCGACGAGGGGCAGGCCCAGATCGGCCTGGTGGGGATTCCCGACCGCCCGGGGATCGCTAGCCGCGTCTTCGAGGCGCTGGCTGAGCGTGGCATCGCCGTGGACATGATCATCCAGGGCGTGCCGGGGCACGACGCCAGCCGCACCCAGATGGCCTTCACCGTACCCAAGGACTACGCCGAGGACGCGCTCGAGGTGTTGCGCGAGCTCACCGCCGAGATGGGGGGCGAGGTGACCTACAACCCCGCGATCGCCAAGGTCTCCATCGTCGGGGTGGCGCTGGCCTCGACCCCGGGCATCCCCTCACGCATGTTTGACGCGGTCGCGCGAGTGGGCGCGAACATCGAGATGATCGCCACCAGCGAGGTGCGCATCTCGGTCATCATTCCCGCCGAGTACGCGGAGGCGGCCGCCCGCGAGATCCACCGCACCTTCGGTCTGGACCGCAACGAGGAGGGGAACGGCGAATGA
- a CDS encoding 2'-5' RNA ligase family protein, whose amino-acid sequence MYGILAWPPDDLSEWMQQLSKTHGVSGYGPPHLNLRQPFKWRWSQEALRRGVEGILRGHEPFRVRLGDWRTFGGGVVYLRAYGGGAFQRLYHALEPLAEPEQEIEGPSYIPHLTLALGLSDEEARELAAKLPPPPRKSFTVREVALVTDDDGGDLVELARLPLGGLENQETSRPA is encoded by the coding sequence GTGTACGGCATCCTGGCGTGGCCTCCCGACGACCTGAGCGAGTGGATGCAGCAACTCTCCAAGACGCACGGCGTATCCGGTTACGGCCCGCCCCACCTCAACCTGCGCCAGCCCTTCAAGTGGCGCTGGAGCCAGGAGGCCCTGCGCCGCGGCGTCGAGGGCATCCTGCGCGGGCACGAGCCCTTCCGGGTACGCCTGGGTGACTGGCGCACCTTTGGCGGCGGCGTCGTCTACCTGCGCGCCTACGGCGGCGGAGCGTTCCAGCGCCTCTACCACGCGCTCGAGCCCCTGGCCGAGCCCGAGCAGGAAATCGAAGGCCCCAGCTACATCCCCCATCTGACGCTGGCCTTGGGCCTCAGCGACGAGGAAGCCCGGGAACTGGCGGCGAAGCTGCCGCCCCCGCCGCGCAAGTCGTTCACCGTCCGCGAGGTCGCGCTCGTCACCGACGACGACGGGGGCGACCTCGTCGAACTCGCCCGGCTGCCGCTGGGCGGCCTCGAGAACCAAGAAACGAGCCGCCCGGCCTGA
- a CDS encoding c-type cytochrome, translating into MRRFNPAILARLGVLLALAAAGSLLPPAPGAELVYRNCTECHALTTVLAARGLDRPGWSAVLERMEGYGLALSHEERARLLDYLAAQLGDRPAPTPATPAAADGKALYQEHCAACHQDPERAPLLRDRPAWREHPDYVAQVVLFGLSGPLYQDGRAYDAPMEPLPFLSDAQVAAIVEYLTQRPFTAESVARERAKGLTPSLVRLLRPAP; encoded by the coding sequence ATGAGGCGGTTTAACCCGGCGATCCTGGCCCGGCTCGGGGTGCTGCTGGCGCTCGCCGCGGCCGGATCCCTGCTGCCGCCGGCGCCCGGAGCGGAGCTGGTCTATCGGAACTGCACGGAGTGCCACGCGCTCACCACGGTGCTGGCGGCCCGCGGCCTCGACCGGCCGGGGTGGTCGGCCGTCCTCGAGCGCATGGAGGGTTACGGCCTCGCGCTTTCCCACGAGGAGCGCGCGCGCCTGCTCGACTACCTGGCCGCCCAGCTCGGCGACCGCCCCGCGCCCACCCCCGCGACCCCGGCCGCCGCGGACGGCAAGGCGCTCTACCAGGAGCACTGCGCCGCCTGCCACCAAGACCCCGAGCGCGCGCCGCTGCTGCGGGACCGTCCGGCCTGGCGCGAGCACCCGGACTACGTCGCTCAGGTCGTCCTCTTCGGCCTTTCGGGTCCCCTATACCAGGACGGCCGCGCTTACGACGCGCCCATGGAGCCGCTGCCTTTCCTGAGCGACGCGCAGGTGGCCGCGATCGTGGAATACCTGACGCAACGACCCTTCACGGCCGAATCGGTGGCTCGCGAACGCGCCAAAGGCCTCACGCCCTCGCTGGTGCGCCTGCTGCGCCCCGCTCCCTGA
- the mqnE gene encoding aminofutalosine synthase MqnE: MGDVSKVLDPALEPIAAKVYAGERLSFDEGLALYRTRDLNTLMRLADHVRRQKHGDRTYFVHSLRFSQTNICYVGCPFCAFAKRFGEEGAWDWSVEESVAWVRERYEPGLTEIHIASGHHPKKPFGYYLELVAALKANFPGVQVKAWTAAEIHHFSKIAKADYRTVLSELVAAGLDAMPGGGAEIFAERVRRQIARNKVNAEGWLEVHRTAHALGLPTNATMLYGHIETLEERLDHMDRLRRLQDETGGFMSFIPLAFQPLGNSLAQNLGKTEFTTGLDDLKNLAIARVYLDNFPHIKGYWATLTVPLAQVSLDWGVSDIDGTLIAESIVNAAGATSGRAMTKEELARIVRRAGRLPVERDAVYNVVRVYDAVA; the protein is encoded by the coding sequence ATGGGGGACGTGAGCAAGGTTCTCGACCCCGCGCTCGAGCCCATCGCCGCCAAGGTCTACGCCGGCGAGCGCCTGAGCTTCGACGAAGGGCTGGCGCTGTACCGGACCCGCGACCTGAACACCCTGATGCGGCTCGCCGACCACGTCCGCCGCCAGAAGCACGGCGACCGCACCTACTTCGTGCACTCGTTGCGCTTCTCGCAGACCAACATCTGCTACGTGGGCTGCCCCTTCTGCGCCTTCGCCAAGCGCTTCGGCGAGGAGGGCGCCTGGGACTGGAGCGTGGAGGAGTCGGTGGCCTGGGTGCGCGAGCGCTACGAACCCGGCCTGACCGAGATCCACATCGCCAGCGGCCACCACCCCAAGAAACCCTTCGGTTACTACCTCGAACTCGTGGCCGCGCTCAAGGCGAACTTCCCGGGCGTCCAGGTCAAGGCCTGGACCGCGGCGGAGATCCACCACTTCAGCAAGATCGCGAAGGCCGACTACCGCACCGTCCTGAGTGAGCTCGTGGCCGCCGGCCTCGACGCGATGCCGGGGGGCGGAGCCGAGATCTTCGCCGAGCGGGTGCGCCGCCAGATCGCCCGGAACAAGGTGAACGCCGAGGGCTGGCTCGAGGTGCACCGCACCGCCCACGCGCTGGGCCTGCCCACCAACGCCACGATGCTCTACGGCCACATCGAGACCCTGGAAGAGCGCCTCGACCACATGGACCGGCTGCGCCGGCTGCAGGACGAAACCGGAGGTTTCATGAGCTTCATCCCGCTGGCCTTCCAGCCGCTGGGGAACAGCCTGGCCCAGAACCTGGGCAAGACCGAGTTCACCACCGGCCTCGACGACCTCAAGAACCTCGCCATCGCCCGCGTCTACCTGGACAACTTCCCCCACATCAAAGGGTACTGGGCCACGCTCACCGTCCCGCTGGCGCAGGTCTCGCTCGACTGGGGCGTCTCCGACATCGACGGCACCCTGATCGCCGAGTCCATCGTCAACGCCGCTGGCGCCACCTCGGGCCGCGCCATGACCAAGGAAGAGCTCGCCCGCATCGTCCGCCGCGCCGGCCGCCTGCCGGTCGAACGCGACGCGGTCTACAACGTCGTCCGGGTCTACGACGCCGTCGCCTGA